A genomic segment from Klebsiella africana encodes:
- a CDS encoding DeoR/GlpR family DNA-binding transcription regulator, whose translation MHKLARQKHILDRLSENGQLSISELVDALQVSADTIRRDLSDLEKQGVLQKSHGGAIALNVPAMTRQGRNALLTQTKQRLGELVAAHIPQGSTLFLDAGSTLLAVAAQLKGPLTVITASLDIAQLFSDRADIQLILLGGQWDSEQRLFAGSATLSLVARYRADIAILGACALHAGLGLSASHEADADVKRAMLAASAERWLVADHTKVNHCEPWLVAGLSDIHHLFLDRPWAELGDDPALSVHIADA comes from the coding sequence ATGCATAAGCTTGCCAGACAAAAACACATCCTCGACAGGCTGAGTGAAAACGGCCAGCTGAGCATTAGTGAACTGGTCGACGCCTTGCAGGTGTCGGCCGATACTATTCGCCGCGATCTGAGCGACCTGGAAAAACAGGGCGTGCTGCAGAAAAGCCACGGCGGCGCCATCGCCCTTAACGTGCCGGCGATGACGCGCCAGGGAAGAAATGCCCTGCTCACCCAGACGAAGCAGCGTCTCGGCGAGCTGGTCGCCGCCCATATCCCCCAGGGCTCGACGCTGTTTCTCGACGCCGGAAGCACGCTGCTGGCGGTCGCCGCGCAGCTTAAAGGGCCGTTGACCGTGATCACCGCTTCTCTGGATATCGCCCAGCTGTTCAGCGATCGCGCCGACATTCAGCTGATCCTGCTTGGCGGCCAGTGGGACAGCGAACAGCGGCTCTTCGCCGGCAGCGCCACCCTGTCGCTGGTCGCCCGCTACCGGGCCGATATCGCGATCCTCGGCGCCTGCGCCCTGCATGCCGGGCTGGGCCTGAGCGCCAGCCACGAAGCCGATGCCGATGTTAAACGCGCCATGCTGGCCGCCAGCGCCGAGCGCTGGCTGGTAGCAGATCATACCAAAGTGAACCACTGTGAGCCGTGGCTGGTGGCCGGGCTCAGCGACATTCACCATCTTTTTCTTGATCGTCCCTGGGCTGAGCTGGGGGATGATCCCGCCCTCTCTGTACATATTGCTGACGCTTAA
- a CDS encoding oxidoreductase → MIPPSLYILLTLNNVENLMSNNTINIALIGYGFVGKTFHAPLIRSVPGLNLAFVASRDEEKVKRDLPDVTVIASPEAAVQHPDVDLVVIASPNATHAPLARLALNAGKHVVVDKPFTLDMQEARELIALAEEKQRLLSVFHNRRWDSDYLGIRQVIEQGTLGAVKHFESHFDRFRPEVRVRWREQNVPGSGLWFDLGPHLIDQALQLFGLPQSVQGNIATLRDGAEINDWAHVVLNYPAHKVILHCSMLVAGGSSRFTVHGDKGSVFKARADQQESQLLAGVAPGSAGWGEDDDPLVIYDAALQARTQTTPQGDQRQYYMQIRDALNGQIANPVPPVEALAVMAVLEAAVRSAESGVVQSLDLTEDERNALR, encoded by the coding sequence ATGATCCCGCCCTCTCTGTACATATTGCTGACGCTTAACAACGTGGAGAACCTAATGAGTAACAACACGATAAATATCGCCCTGATTGGCTATGGCTTTGTCGGTAAGACCTTCCACGCGCCGCTTATCCGTTCGGTGCCGGGGCTGAACCTGGCGTTCGTCGCTTCCCGCGATGAAGAGAAGGTCAAACGCGACCTGCCGGACGTCACAGTGATAGCCTCCCCGGAAGCAGCGGTTCAGCATCCGGATGTCGACCTGGTGGTCATCGCCTCCCCCAACGCCACCCACGCACCGCTGGCCCGTCTGGCGCTGAACGCCGGCAAACATGTGGTGGTGGATAAACCTTTCACTCTCGATATGCAGGAAGCCCGGGAGCTGATCGCCCTGGCGGAGGAAAAACAACGCCTGCTTTCCGTCTTCCATAACCGCCGCTGGGACAGCGACTATCTCGGGATCCGTCAGGTGATTGAGCAAGGCACCCTCGGCGCGGTGAAACACTTCGAGTCGCATTTCGACCGCTTCCGCCCGGAAGTCCGCGTCCGCTGGCGCGAGCAGAACGTCCCGGGCAGCGGCTTATGGTTCGACCTGGGGCCGCACCTGATTGACCAGGCGCTGCAGCTGTTTGGTTTGCCGCAGTCGGTGCAAGGCAACATCGCGACCCTACGCGACGGCGCGGAGATCAACGACTGGGCGCATGTGGTACTAAACTACCCAGCGCATAAAGTGATCCTGCACTGCAGCATGCTGGTCGCGGGCGGCTCATCGCGCTTTACCGTGCACGGTGATAAAGGCAGCGTTTTCAAAGCGCGGGCCGACCAGCAGGAGAGCCAACTGCTGGCAGGCGTGGCGCCGGGAAGCGCCGGCTGGGGTGAAGATGATGACCCGCTGGTTATCTATGATGCCGCGCTGCAGGCCCGCACTCAGACCACTCCGCAGGGCGATCAGCGCCAGTACTATATGCAGATCCGCGACGCGCTGAACGGTCAGATTGCCAATCCGGTACCGCCGGTAGAAGCGCTGGCGGTGATGGCCGTGCTGGAAGCGGCGGTGCGCTCCGCGGAAAGCGGCGTGGTACAGTCCCTGGACCTGACCGAGGACGAGCGCAACGCGCTGCGCTAA
- the zntB gene encoding zinc transporter ZntB, with amino-acid sequence MDAIKGSELQIPDAIFAWVLDGQGGVKPLADDDIINKDKPCWLHLNYTHSDSADWLAATPLLPNNVRDALAGESTRPRVTRIGDGALITLRCINGSTDERPDQLVAMRLYMDERLIVSTRQRKVLALDDVLGDLKEGNGPTDGGSWLVEVCDALTDHASEFIEQLHDRIIDLEDDLLDQQVPPRGFLALLRKQLIVMRRYMAPQRDVYARLASERLPWMSDDQRRRMQDIAERLGRGLDEIDSCIARTAIMSDEIAQIMQESLARRTYTMSLMAMVFLPSTFLTGLFGVNLGGIPGNSWHLGFSLFCLMLVVVIGGVAWWLHRSKWL; translated from the coding sequence GTGGACGCGATAAAAGGCTCGGAGTTGCAGATACCGGACGCGATCTTCGCATGGGTGCTCGACGGGCAAGGGGGCGTGAAGCCGCTCGCCGATGACGATATTATCAACAAAGACAAGCCTTGCTGGCTACATCTCAACTATACCCATAGCGACAGCGCCGACTGGCTGGCGGCTACCCCGTTGCTGCCCAATAACGTACGCGATGCCCTGGCGGGGGAGAGCACCCGGCCGCGGGTGACGCGGATCGGTGACGGGGCGCTGATCACTCTGCGCTGTATCAACGGCAGCACCGATGAGCGGCCCGACCAGCTGGTGGCGATGCGCCTGTATATGGATGAACGGCTGATCGTCTCCACGCGTCAGCGCAAAGTGCTGGCGCTGGACGATGTGCTGGGCGACCTGAAGGAGGGCAATGGCCCCACGGATGGCGGTAGCTGGCTGGTTGAAGTTTGCGATGCCCTGACCGATCATGCCAGCGAGTTTATCGAACAGCTGCACGACCGCATTATCGACCTCGAAGATGATCTGCTTGACCAGCAGGTGCCGCCGCGCGGTTTCCTCGCGCTGCTGCGCAAGCAACTGATCGTGATGCGCCGCTATATGGCGCCGCAGCGCGACGTATACGCCCGTCTGGCCAGCGAGCGGCTGCCGTGGATGAGTGACGATCAGCGGCGGCGGATGCAGGACATCGCCGAGCGGCTGGGGCGCGGTCTGGATGAGATCGACAGCTGTATCGCCCGGACGGCGATTATGAGCGACGAGATAGCCCAGATTATGCAGGAGTCGCTGGCGCGGCGGACCTATACCATGTCGTTGATGGCGATGGTGTTTCTGCCCAGCACCTTTTTAACCGGCCTGTTCGGCGTCAACCTCGGCGGGATCCCGGGCAACAGCTGGCATCTGGGATTTAGCCTCTTCTGCCTGATGTTAGTCGTTGTCATTGGTGGTGTTGCATGGTGGTTACATCGTAGTAAATGGTTGTAA
- a CDS encoding methionine ABC transporter permease, with the protein MFDLIDTAITGEQFLLALHDTLIMVAVSLGFGALIGVPLGIVLVVCRPGGIVANPVVHQALNPLINVLRSLPFIILLIVILPFTRLLVGTTIGTAGAIVPLIVFVAPYIARLVESSLLEVDEGILEAADAMGATPLQTVWHFMLPEAAASLILALTTATIGLLGATAMAGTVGGGGIGDLAITYGYQRFDAFATLTTALVLIVIVQLIQTLGTRLARRLRRE; encoded by the coding sequence ATGTTTGATCTTATTGATACCGCCATCACCGGCGAGCAGTTTCTGCTGGCGCTGCATGACACCCTGATTATGGTCGCCGTCTCGCTGGGCTTTGGCGCGCTGATCGGCGTCCCGCTGGGGATTGTGCTGGTGGTTTGCCGTCCCGGCGGCATCGTGGCCAACCCGGTGGTGCATCAGGCGCTGAATCCGCTGATTAACGTGCTGCGCTCGCTGCCGTTTATCATTTTGCTGATTGTGATCCTGCCCTTCACCCGACTGCTGGTGGGCACCACGATCGGCACCGCGGGGGCCATCGTGCCGCTGATCGTTTTTGTCGCCCCCTACATTGCCCGGCTGGTGGAGAGCTCGCTGCTGGAGGTGGATGAGGGGATCCTCGAAGCCGCGGACGCCATGGGCGCTACCCCCTTGCAGACGGTCTGGCACTTTATGCTGCCGGAGGCGGCGGCATCACTGATTCTGGCCCTCACCACGGCGACCATCGGTCTGCTCGGCGCCACCGCCATGGCGGGTACCGTGGGCGGCGGCGGAATCGGGGATCTGGCTATTACCTATGGCTATCAGCGCTTCGACGCCTTTGCCACCCTAACCACCGCTCTGGTGCTGATTGTGATTGTCCAGCTTATCCAGACGCTGGGCACCCGTCTGGCTCGCCGACTGCGCCGCGAATAA
- a CDS encoding methionine ABC transporter ATP-binding protein codes for MIEFRHVSKSFSRKGHPVLALQDINLSIERGDIFGIIGYSGAGKSTLLRLINRLETPGEGEVLLNGEPLQACSGQRLQAIKKDIGMIFQNFNLLNSKTVFHNIAIPLILQGRDKAFIQARVAELLAFVDLSDKIHSYPNELSGGQKQRVGIARALATNPSVLLCDEATSALDPHTTVQILLLLHEINRRYGITIVLITHEMSVIQKICHKVAVMQAGRIVEQGTVFDLFAQPQHSVTASFVQSVVHDRLPQRVASLLQRDNGARALRLEFIGATAQQPIINHLIREYAVEVNILFASMSEVQGRILGFMIVQLLGEPDETERAITHLADAGVKITHV; via the coding sequence ATGATAGAATTTCGCCACGTCAGTAAAAGCTTTTCCAGGAAAGGACATCCGGTTCTGGCCTTGCAGGATATTAATCTCAGCATTGAGCGAGGCGATATTTTCGGCATTATTGGCTACAGCGGGGCAGGAAAAAGCACCTTATTACGGCTGATTAATCGTCTGGAAACGCCTGGCGAGGGCGAGGTACTGTTAAACGGCGAGCCGCTACAGGCCTGTAGCGGCCAGCGCCTGCAGGCGATCAAAAAAGATATCGGCATGATCTTTCAGAATTTTAATCTGCTGAATTCGAAAACCGTTTTCCATAACATCGCCATCCCGCTTATTTTGCAGGGGCGCGACAAGGCCTTTATCCAGGCGCGGGTTGCGGAACTGCTGGCGTTCGTCGATCTGAGCGACAAAATCCACAGTTACCCTAATGAGCTGTCGGGCGGACAAAAGCAGCGGGTCGGTATTGCCCGGGCGCTGGCCACCAACCCGTCGGTGCTGCTGTGCGATGAAGCCACCTCGGCGCTTGACCCCCACACTACGGTGCAGATCTTACTGCTCTTGCACGAGATTAATCGCCGGTATGGCATCACCATCGTGCTGATCACCCATGAAATGTCGGTGATCCAGAAAATCTGTCACAAGGTGGCGGTGATGCAGGCGGGCCGTATCGTTGAGCAGGGGACGGTTTTCGACCTCTTTGCTCAGCCGCAGCATTCGGTCACGGCCAGTTTCGTGCAGTCGGTGGTGCACGACCGCCTGCCGCAGCGGGTGGCGTCGCTCCTGCAGCGCGATAACGGCGCCCGGGCTTTACGTCTTGAATTTATCGGCGCGACGGCGCAGCAGCCGATCATTAACCACTTGATCCGCGAGTATGCTGTCGAGGTAAATATCCTGTTTGCCAGCATGTCCGAAGTTCAGGGCCGGATTCTGGGATTTATGATTGTGCAGCTCCTCGGCGAGCCTGACGAAACCGAACGCGCCATCACCCATCTGGCCGATGCAGGAGTGAAAATCACCCATGTTTGA